The region AGCATGATAAGATTGACGGCGTACAGGATGTTGGCGTACTTGCCGAGCATTTTGTAGTCAAAATGCAGTAGGAGGAAGATGACGGCCAGGTTGGCGAGGGCGAACAGGCCCTGGCGCTGCACGTACCAGTAGCGGTCCTCGCCGGGGGTGTTGATGTGGGTGGCGCTGCCGATGATGACCAGGCTGATAAGAACAAGAAGAACCGTCACGGCGATGACGGTGAAGTCGAGATTTTTCAGGAGGCGCCGGCTGAGCATGGGTTTACCCTAACCTTCCGAGTTTATTCTTATATATTATAGCCGCATTTCGGCGCCCAGTCCAGGCGGAAAGAATGTGCAGAAAACGAAAGCTGTTTAGAAAGTCCGCCCGCGGGGCGTCGCCGCGAAAAGCCGCGCACGGACCAAATAAACAGCTTGCGGTCATTCCCCGGACAGCGCGCCGCGCTTCATCCTGTTCACCGGGATGCTCGCCACCAGCGCAACCTGCGACGTGTTCGTCTGGGTCAGGTTAACCTCCATATCCTTTTCGTTAATCTCCATATAATTGGATATGACCTTGATCATGTCTTCCTTGAGCACTTCCATGAACTGCGGCGACACGTTGACCCGGTCGTGGACGAGGACGAGGCGCAGCCGCTCCTTGGCGACATCCTTGGACTTGGACGTTTCCTTGCCGAACATCTTCTGCAACAGGTCAAACACCCTTATCCCTCCTTGAAGCCGAACATTTTTTTCAGTCTGCTGAAGAAGCCGCTGTCCGCCTCCATCGACATCAGCGGCACATTCTCGCCCATCATCCGCCGGACGATGTTCTTGTAGGCCGTGCTGGCCGCAGAGGCCGGGTTGACCACGGCCGGCTCGCCCCGGTTGGTGGAGATGACGATGTACTCGTCTTCAGGGATGATGCCCAAAAGGTCGACCGCCAGAATCTCAATAATGTCGTCGATGTCCATCATGTCGCCTTTTTTCACCATGTGCGGCCGGATGCGGTTGACGATCAGCTTGGGGTTGCTCTTGCCCTCGGCCTCAAGCAGGCCGATGATGCGGTCGGCGTCGCGCACCGCGGAAACCTCGGGCGTGGTGACGATGACGGCGCGGTCGGCGCCGGCGATGGCGTTCTTGAAGCCCTGTTCGATGCCGGCCGGACAGTCGATTAGAACATAGTCGAAATCCTGGGCAAGATCCTTGCACAGTTTCTGCATCTGATCGGGGCTGACGGCGTTCTTGTCGCGCGTCTGGGCCGCCGGCAGCAGGAAGAGCGTCTCGTAGCGCTTGTCGCGGATGAGGGCCTGCTTGAGGCGGCAGTTGCCTTCGGTGACGTCGACGAGGTCGTAGACGATCCTGTTTTCCAGCCCCATGACCACATCGAGGTTTCTGAGGCCGATATCGGCGTCGATAAGGACGACCTTCTTGCCCAGCAGGGCAAACCCGGTGCCGAGGTTGGCGGTGGTTGTCGTCTTGCCGACCCCGCCCTTGCCGGAGGTGATTACGATGACTTCGCCCATAAACCAAGATTCCTCCCTATCTGTTGGCTGGCTCGATTACAACGCTGCCTTCCTTTATGCG is a window of Selenomonadales bacterium 4137-cl DNA encoding:
- the minD gene encoding septum site-determining protein MinD — translated: MGEVIVITSGKGGVGKTTTTANLGTGFALLGKKVVLIDADIGLRNLDVVMGLENRIVYDLVDVTEGNCRLKQALIRDKRYETLFLLPAAQTRDKNAVSPDQMQKLCKDLAQDFDYVLIDCPAGIEQGFKNAIAGADRAVIVTTPEVSAVRDADRIIGLLEAEGKSNPKLIVNRIRPHMVKKGDMMDIDDIIEILAVDLLGIIPEDEYIVISTNRGEPAVVNPASAASTAYKNIVRRMMGENVPLMSMEADSGFFSRLKKMFGFKEG
- the minE gene encoding cell division topological specificity factor MinE; translated protein: MFDLLQKMFGKETSKSKDVAKERLRLVLVHDRVNVSPQFMEVLKEDMIKVISNYMEINEKDMEVNLTQTNTSQVALVASIPVNRMKRGALSGE